In Plasmodium knowlesi strain H genome assembly, chromosome: 8, the DNA window TCGCTTTCTTGACAATCGCTATGTGGCATTTTATTTGGGTGCATATTACTGTTGTTCATTCCGTGCGCATTATAGTAATGCATCTGAGGCATGATCATATTTCCATTGAGGTTTTTATTCGTGTCATTTAGGTTATCATCCGGGTCTAGGGAATTCATTTCCATCATTCCTTCCACCGCATTTTCCGAATTCATGTTTAGCAAGTTCCTAATTCTTTTGGTTCTATTTTCTGTGGTCGTCGCTCCTGCTTGTTCTGCTTCTAATCTGCACTGAATGGCTAGCTCCTTTGCCTTTTCGAAAcctaattttttaatggggAACCTTCTCATCTGAAAGTTCTTCCCTATAGACCAATAGGCTAGCCAAGAACCCTTTCGATCATTATAGGATACTCCCTTCATGGGTCTGGTACAGCTCTTATCAAAGGAATCCATAGCTTCCATCAATTCTGCGTTTTCTCCATTCCTACATAGGGTCTGTTCCATATCGTCCAAGGAGAGCTGCGAATTTTCGCTTAGTTTTCTTTTAGGAggccttccccttcctcgcTTAACTCCTttgttattttcatttttcaataACTCCTTCTTGTTTATATGTTCGTGTGTTCCTCCAGCGGGTATGCCTCCATTGTTCATAGCTACGTTCGTCCCTATGTGCGCCGCATTGCTTCCGGCATTGTTCATCATTCCCATATTGCCACCTACGTTACTTCCTCCAACGTGGGTGTTTCCTCCTGCGTTATTGTTACCAAAGGTGCCATCCTCCATCATCATATCATTGTTATTTTTCATAACATCGTTTGTTGCATTTTCCATTGTCTTCCTTCCATGTACATGGAACATGGGTTTACATCTCGCGCCTGCTTTCTCGGCTTCCTGTCTAGCTTTCACGGCTAAAATTCGGGCTTGTTCAAAACCGTACTGTTTAACAGAGAAGTATCTTCTAATTTCCCTAGTGTTATCATTCCAAGCAGCTAGCCATTGTTGCTTCTTCGGATTGAAACGAACTCCTGGAATTCTAGGCAAATATTCAGGATGTCCCTCCGTACATGCCCTAGCCCATGTGTTCATAACATcgctattattttttttcaaagaatCATATTTCATATTATAACTTTTGCTATTCaaattattactattattgttattgttgttgttatTGTTTGTATGCGTATTATTGTTGCTACTCAAATTCAGGTTTACCATGCTGCTACTGCTGTCGTTCATGTTCCTATTACTGCTTATGAGGTTGCTAtcaaataaattattatcATCCAAATCGGAGTCGTACAAAGTCTTATCCTTTAAGTAATCCTCCTGGTACTCAAAATCAGAGTCTCTATTATATTTCAACTCTTCCTCCAAACtgcaataatttttattcgaCTTTACTTCATACTTTTTCAAGTACGATATCACATTTTCCACTTCCGCATTTGTTAAAGAATCAGTCTTCGAATTcatcatatattttaaacaATTCGGGGTATCATCAGATAACTTGGTTCTCATGAGACAGTCATAATAATCTTCTACAATGTTGCTATCTTCATGATCACCTAGTGTAAATGATCCTAGATTGCCCCCTTCGGTATTAACACTTATATGTCCATTAGCATTTCCATTTACATTCCCGCTCACATTACTTGTAGTGTTCGCAGAATTTATATGTATGCTACTCCCCTTTATGGACAGATGAGAATTTATGTTATTCGAATTAGTATTTCCTTGGATGCCATTGCTACCTGTCACTAttgtgtttccttttttttcatttaaaatatcTTCATAATCATTATGTAGTTCTAAATAACTAACGTAATTGCCTGAGTTCTGTTGTGAGTCCGCAGCACGAAGTATATTCAATTGTTGCTTTAAATAATCTGATACGGATATGTTCCAGGTGGAAGGTAATTTGTTATAACTTAGACATGGACCAAACACGGCTATATAGTTATGCAAATCCACAACGGTTACTGCATTCCTTAACCTGTTCAGGTGATACATAAAGGAAGTTTTTTCATCCGAACTGCTCGAATCGGCAGACATATCCTTCAAAATTACTATCAATTGTTGTTTGCATATTTCGACCAATGATGGTACGTCTAATTTATCTTGCTCGTTCATATGCATAGATATTTCTgcgtcttccttcttctcataAGTTACTTCTCCTTCGTGTTCCTTTAAAGTTGACAATCCTGTTAGAAgttcatttccattttcgttCCTCTCTTCATTCTTCGAGGTGATGTTTTTATCCGTTGCTAAAGCTTCCATGTTGATGACGAACTTTATTCTTGCGCGTGCAAAGGACAGGGGGTTCTCACTCGCCTATGTGCAccacgcatatacatatatacatacacttgTATGCGCGTGGGAGTGGCACGGAAAGCGCACGGCCACTCGCACAAGAACGCGTGCAAACACTTCAACTTACACTCCcttttacacacacacacacacacacacatacaagTAATTCTTTGTTACACcttaaaaatatggaagGGGCATTTCAAAAATCGGGGGTGTGCCAAAATAATTCCGCAGCCAAACTCCACCTCAGCTATGTATGTCAAATGTGTGCTGAACGCGCTCCTATTGCTGACTATATTTTGATGTCCTCAAAACTTCTGCCAAATGTGAAGTCCCCCTTAACTGGGCGGAAGGAAAGTTCGTACCTCTCCTTTCGGTTACGCGCTATAGGCGCTTTATTACTGCTGTGGTTGTCTTCCTCTATTTTGCACACCTCTTTCCTCTCCGTgccccttaatttttttacgtatGGGTTTTCGTGTCGCCCTTCTTGTGTGCACGTGCTATCAACGTGTACAGGAGGGAGGACAATCGACGAACAGGCACGCATAAGCAGGAGCGCGCAGGTACATATTTGTACGTATGTGCACGTATGTATCGACacttatatatacctatGCATGCGCGTACTTAAGGGTCGTTTCGATCCTCGACGCACATACACACGCATGTACAGATGCATACAGGTACTCGTCGCACAAaacaaaagtggaaataaacGGGGTGCAGCACGGGCAGCTCTCCAACGACACTGCACTCGCGCTGGGTGTAAATGCCAAGTCACGTTTCTCCGCGAATAGGTCGAGGCCCCGAGACTTGCCACCTATGCAGATGCCATGAACACATGGAGCTGCACCATCACTTGTTGCctcatatataaatgtgcgcttttttgtatatacgtatgcacatacatatataaacaattacatatgcaaatgtacatatggGCAAATGTTAATGCGTAAGCTCTGGCATTAACTGATGGGACTATATTACGCCCCATGTGCAGGCATAATTTGTgtataaatattttacaagtatgtatataaattaaaaaaaaaaaaaaaagaaaaataggaaaagggaaaaataaaagaaaaaaaaggaaagaagaaaaaaatacaaaatttaaaaaggtaaaacaaaaggaaactGATATATAATTACTGTGTTTATATTCTTATATCCGCGATCGatttggctttttttttttttttttttttttattttaaatccCTTATGACTTATTTTGTTGTGCCTAATTTTTaatcttttatttattttttctttttcattttaaatccGTTATAATCTTAatcttatatatattaatctTATATCGGATCAAGTGCTACACCTTGCCTTGTTAGCTTCCTTCCTCTTATCCTTAATTTATGCATTCCTTATTCAATCTCATGCTGTTCCAGTTCTAGTTCGTTTGCTTATAAATAGATCATGGATTGCACgctattatatataaattatatataaatgtaatatgtatgtatatatatatatatatgcatatatatgtatatataaatatgtcaGTTTTCTGagcactttttattttttcctgcaaGCTACTGCTTCGCTTCGTCGTGTTGGTTTTATATTATGTGcataaacaaatttttactaaaataaaaggaaaatgagataatttaaaaaagtatgttggagggaaaaaaaaatacagaaaatgattctttaaaaatgggcatttttcatgcaaatatatataaacaacaTGAAGAGATGAACAAGcaggaaaaatatgcaaaaataaataattaattccttttcccatttacATCTCCTATtattttacttccttttttttttttttttttttttttttttttttttttttttgaacagtTCCTTGGAATTGccccccaatttttttttttttttttttttttttttttttttttttttttgttaatgcCAATTTGAATTTACAATTGTGGCATCAACTTTTGgggtttttcctttcttctttttttttcacaataaCTGCAAACGTGTATGTATAACGCAGGCTGTGTATGCGTATATTTTTTGGCACATGTGAAAATGAACATATTATATTTGTGTAATCATGTAAGCcataaatatgtatgtgACACATCCGCTGAGTTGCGTGCATGTGTCACATATGCGTGCTCCACGTATATATACTCTTTTAACACGTATAGTTATAAAGCATATTTTCATGTCAATATGGCACATGTGTGGTATGCGCGTGCGTTCACTTTAAGCATGCATAGTACAACATATGTGCAGTCATAACTTGTACTAGTGTTTTTCACTTGTGATAAAATTGTTtggcacataaaaaaaaaatgggttccggatGTATGCAACACGAGTGAACGCGATTTCACCAATCAACGAATTGTTCTCCGCGGCGTGGTTGATCATATGT includes these proteins:
- a CDS encoding AP2 domain transcription factor AP2-I, putative, whose translation is MEALATDKNITSKNEERNENGNELLTGLSTLKEHEGEVTYEKKEDAEISMHMNEQDKLDVPSLVEICKQQLIVILKDMSADSSSSDEKTSFMYHLNRLRNAVTVVDLHNYIAVFGPCLSYNKLPSTWNISVSDYLKQQLNILRAADSQQNSGNYVSYLELHNDYEDILNEKKGNTIVTGSNGIQGNTNSNNINSHLSIKGSSIHINSANTTSNVSGNVNGNANGHISVNTEGGNLGSFTLGDHEDSNIVEDYYDCLMRTKLSDDTPNCLKYMMNSKTDSLTNAEVENVISYLKKYEVKSNKNYCSLEEELKYNRDSDFEYQEDYLKDKTLYDSDLDDNNLFDSNLISSNRNMNDSSSSMVNLNLSSNNNTHTNNNNNNNNNSNNLNSKSYNMKYDSLKKNNSDVMNTWARACTEGHPEYLPRIPGVRFNPKKQQWLAAWNDNTREIRRYFSVKQYGFEQARILAVKARQEAEKAGARCKPMFHVHGRKTMENATNDVMKNNNDMMMEDGTFGNNNAGGNTHVGGSNVGGNMGMMNNAGSNAAHIGTNVAMNNGGIPAGGTHEHINKKELLKNENNKGVKRGRGRPPKRKLSENSQLSLDDMEQTLCRNGENAELMEAMDSFDKSCTRPMKGVSYNDRKGSWLAYWSIGKNFQMRRFPIKKLGFEKAKELAIQCRLEAEQAGATTTENRTKRIRNLLNMNSENAVEGMMEMNSLDPDDNLNDTNKNLNGNMIMPQMHYYNAHGMNNSNMHPNKMPHSDCQESENDYSPTKRTRAPRGRRMESLTARASALTPVEGVRFDPYSYSWFAKYLENENSKEPKISKYLLKKWGFNKAHSLAVHTVKCAYKAVPFTDEELINIFNVDSKNLGNNQNSMMNLPFKDSYGNNSGANGNAYNDNNYGGMGVTNSANGALIGNMGYMNGNIGGSVGMDHVVNGMGINGVGGGNFAQNMGAYKGGVNTHGVMNNMGNNNTEKNVDMSNMNEEESTIGNGSSNNANNLPISMDNANTLLNNVDGGNNINSANKIDIMNNCTYNYNGGNNAINEGTAGTGSQNNYHHGGLLTNNGIIVGASLGDNNVNGPSSIKDNTTISNGVNMYMNEQRGLNTNYNGKSFSTGEVLVAPGGSSTMLEDENSKMLNNAHLMDNSNSTGNNSSGSVIHNTSVDNYIMGSDCVLNNNNRKMSAPHVGNPTIGGGPSPFSHHHMDGPAGVGVVRMNEMHMNGENGINTNPANAQYGITSTGSNMNINSEPVMNKDMMNSASGSVNLGTNNNGNNSSILEGRDVIDNTRVVEHPLEQRKFVNIMNDAGNIDSGVNSENGANNTYANNSPYGPNAGTNFNSYEGENAGTVNMIGSNANELNESSMYYMNVKPEIKTEQ